In Papaver somniferum cultivar HN1 chromosome 1, ASM357369v1, whole genome shotgun sequence, a genomic segment contains:
- the LOC113272909 gene encoding B3 domain-containing transcription factor VRN1-like yields MYYACMKQELPKKFVNKFGTELGDVAFAVVPNGTIWRIELKKTKTMIWFENGWDKFMDYYSISVGHLLVFKYEGNSVFHVIIFDMSATEIEYPFLTVKVATDTERESSDNEQTTDSQRPRSLFSEQSMNQTNGRALEAAKAFKSKNPVCLIVMRPTHLYNGPVNVPIHFARKYLIGKTRSVILSVKQRTWSVGLYSVSIVGNCYGRLTSGWSNFASDNHLKDGDVCVFDFFIILSPKGAAASSSIKTLEEFPDVDSSPDPVILAIQDMELNYRWLGSDPWSADKVIISLGQLRAGLSFPLYDP; encoded by the exons AAGTTTGTCAACAAGTTTGGAACGGAACTTGGCGACGTAGCGTTCGCTGTGGTACCCAATGGTACAATATGGCGTATCGAATTGAAGAAAACTAAGACTATGATATGGTTCGAGAATGGATGGGACAAATTCATGGATTATTACTCGATAAGTGTTGGTCATTTACTTGTTTTTAAATACGAAGGAAATTCTGTTTTCCATGTTATCATATTTGATATGAGTGCTACTGAAATTGAGTATCCATTTCTG ACAGTTAAAGTCGCCACTGACACTGAACGTGAAAGCAGTGACAATGAGCAAACAACAGACAGTCAAAGACCTCGGAGTTTATTCTCTGAACAATCCATGAACCAGACAAATGGAAGAGCACTTGAAGCAGCAAAAGCATTCAAATCCAAAAATCCTGTCTGCCTAATTGTTATGCGACCTACTCATTTGTATAATGGACCTGTG AATGTACCAATACATTTTGCCAGGAAATACTTGATTGGGAAAACACGAAGCGTCATTCTCAGTGTTAAACAAAGAACGTGGTCAGTGGGGTTGTATTCGGTCTCCATTGTTGGTAATTGCTATGGTAGGCTTACCTCGGGATGGAGTAACTTCGCCTCTGACAATCATCTGAAAGATGGTGATGTCTGTGTATTCGA TTTCTTCATTATCTTGTCTCCCAAAGGTGCTGCTGCATCTTCTTCTATCAAAACTCTCGAGGAGTTTCCAGATGTTGATTCTTCCCCTGATCCTGTTATTCTTGCTATCCAAGACATGGAACTGAACTACCGGTGGCTTGGTTCGGATCCTTGGTCTGCTGATAAGGTGATAATCTCTCTAGGTCAATTGAGAGCGGGACTATCTTTCCCTTTGTATGATCCTTAA